Proteins encoded together in one Miscanthus floridulus cultivar M001 chromosome 16, ASM1932011v1, whole genome shotgun sequence window:
- the LOC136511239 gene encoding uncharacterized protein, giving the protein MIYQAADKNNDRLDRRAMRRFRSFISRAHLHEIDLIGRRFTWSSERDRPTLERLDRVFASVEWFDLHPNHCLKPLSSDCSDHCPLLLMDVAPRAKRRFKFESFWAKMPGFLDVVAQAWSLPPGDVDPFRVLDCKLRSVAKALQSWSSSKIGSVRFQLALAREVVLRFDEARESRELTAQEAELRSSLKLRILGLASLARTIATQRSRLLFLAEGDANTKFFHCRRVTEVGRT; this is encoded by the coding sequence ATGATCTACCAGGCTGCGGACAAGAACAACGATCGCCTAGACCGCCGTGCCATGCGAAGATTCCGTTCGTTCATCAGTCGTGCGCACCTCCACGAGATTGATCTGATTGGACGGCGATTCACGTGGTCCAGTGAACGGGACAGGCCGACTCTTGAACGCCTGGACCGCGTGTTTGCTTCGGTGGAATGGTTCGACCTTCATCCAAACCACTGTCTCAAACCGCTGTCATctgactgttccgaccactgccCACTCCTTCTCATGGACGTGGCTCCGAGGGCGAAACGAAGATTCAAGTTTGAGTCGTTCTGGGCGAAAATGCCAGGCTTCTTGGACGTGGTCGCCCAGGCGTGGTCGCTACCACCCGGCGATGTTGACCCTTTCAGAGTGCTGGACTGCAAACTTCGTAGCGTCGCCAAGGCACTTCAGAGCTGGAGTAGCTCCAAGATTGGCAGTGTCAGGTTCCAGCTTGCACTCGCACGCGAGGTCGTGCTGCGGTTTGACGAGGCCCGGGAGAGCAGGGAATTGACTGCACAGGAAGCAGAGCTGCGTTCGTCGCTGAAACTGAGAATCCTGGGTCTGGCCTCCTTGGCCAGAACCATTGCCACGCAGCGCTCACGGCTGCTTTTCCTTGCAGAAGGGGACGCTAATACAAAGTTCTTTCACTGCAGGCGTGTCACAGAGGTTGGAAGAACATGA